The following coding sequences lie in one Micromonospora sp. R77 genomic window:
- a CDS encoding DUF3097 domain-containing protein produces MVRRYGDDVLAGDWRRRKVTPEVDAEPDLVVEDADSGFCGAVVGFESGAVVLEDRHGRRRNFPLLPAAFLLDGEPVTLRRPVRSPVPAARRRTASGSIAVDDVRAQVAKASRIWVEGIHDAALVERIWGDDLRVEGVVVEPLDGIDALDAEVRDFGPGPTRRLGVLVDHLVPGSKESRIVARVTSPHVLVTGHPYVDVWQAVKPAALGIAAWPVVPPGRPWKEGVCAALGVAEPAAMWRHILSRVDSFADVETPLINAMERLIDFVTEPS; encoded by the coding sequence ATGGTGCGGCGATACGGCGATGACGTGCTGGCGGGGGACTGGCGGCGGCGGAAGGTGACCCCCGAGGTCGACGCCGAGCCGGACCTGGTCGTCGAGGACGCCGACTCCGGCTTCTGCGGGGCGGTGGTGGGGTTCGAGTCCGGTGCGGTGGTGCTGGAGGACCGGCACGGGCGCCGGCGCAACTTCCCGCTGCTGCCGGCGGCGTTCCTGCTCGACGGCGAGCCGGTGACGCTGCGCCGGCCGGTACGGTCCCCGGTGCCGGCGGCGCGGCGGCGGACCGCCTCCGGCTCGATCGCGGTCGACGACGTCCGCGCGCAGGTCGCCAAGGCCAGCCGGATCTGGGTGGAGGGCATCCACGACGCCGCCCTGGTCGAACGGATCTGGGGCGACGACCTCCGCGTCGAGGGAGTGGTGGTGGAGCCGCTGGACGGCATCGACGCCCTCGACGCCGAGGTACGCGACTTCGGTCCCGGCCCGACCCGACGACTCGGGGTGCTGGTCGACCACCTGGTGCCCGGCTCCAAGGAGAGCCGGATCGTGGCCCGGGTGACCTCGCCGCACGTGCTGGTCACCGGCCACCCGTACGTCGACGTGTGGCAGGCGGTCAAGCCGGCGGCCCTGGGCATCGCGGCGTGGCCGGTGGTGCCGCCGGGGCGGCCGTGGAAGGAGGGCGTCTGCGCGGCCCTCGGGGTGGCCGAGCCGGCGGCCATGTGGCGGCACATCCTGTCCCGGGTGGACAGCTTCGCCGACGTGGAGACGCCGCTGATCAACGCCATGGAACGGCTGATCGACTTCGTCACCGAGCCGTCCTGA
- a CDS encoding HAD-IIA family hydrolase: MRERKPVQSWLTDMDGVLVHEGQPVPGAPEFVKRLRASGKPFLVLTNNSIYTPRDLQARLVRMGLDVPEEAIWSSALATAKFLDDQRPGGTAYVIGEAGLTTALHAVGYVLTDFDPDYVVLGETRTYSFEAITKAVRLINDGARFICTNPDVTGPSVEGALPAAGSVAAMISKATGVEPYFVGKPNPMMMRSALNTINAHSETTAMIGDRMDTDILCGLEAGLETILVLTGISSRTEAERYPYRPSRIVDSVADLVDEV; the protein is encoded by the coding sequence ATGCGTGAACGCAAGCCGGTGCAGAGCTGGCTCACCGACATGGACGGCGTGCTGGTGCACGAGGGCCAGCCGGTCCCCGGCGCACCGGAGTTCGTCAAGCGGCTCCGGGCGTCCGGCAAGCCCTTCCTGGTGCTGACCAACAACTCGATCTACACCCCGCGGGACCTCCAGGCCCGGCTGGTCCGGATGGGGCTGGACGTGCCGGAGGAGGCGATCTGGTCGTCGGCGCTGGCCACCGCCAAGTTCCTGGACGACCAGCGCCCGGGCGGCACCGCGTACGTGATCGGCGAGGCCGGGCTGACCACGGCCCTGCACGCGGTGGGGTACGTGCTGACCGACTTCGACCCGGACTACGTGGTGCTGGGGGAGACCCGCACCTACAGCTTCGAGGCGATCACCAAGGCGGTCCGGCTGATCAACGACGGGGCCCGGTTCATCTGCACCAACCCGGACGTCACCGGCCCGTCGGTCGAGGGCGCGCTGCCCGCCGCCGGCTCGGTCGCCGCGATGATCTCGAAGGCGACCGGGGTGGAGCCGTACTTCGTCGGCAAGCCCAACCCGATGATGATGCGGTCGGCGCTGAACACCATCAACGCGCACTCGGAGACCACCGCGATGATCGGCGACCGGATGGACACCGACATCCTCTGCGGCCTGGAAGCGGGGCTGGAGACCATCCTGGTGCTGACCGGGATCAGCAGCCGGACCGAGGCGGAGCGCTACCCGTACCGACCGTCGCGGATCGTCGACTCGGTGGCCGACCTGGTCGACGAGGTCTGA